The Ornithodoros turicata isolate Travis chromosome 7, ASM3712646v1, whole genome shotgun sequence genome includes a region encoding these proteins:
- the LOC135401536 gene encoding GDP-L-fucose synthase-like produces MSANKVILVTGGTGLVGKAVEKVTSEDKRPDETWIFVSSKDADLTNREQTEALFAKHKPTHVIHLAAMVGGLFKNLKYNLDFLRNNIMINDNVLHTSYQTGVKKVVSCLSTCIFPDKTEYPIDETMVHNGPPHDSNFGYSYAKRLIDIQNKAYHAQHGCRFTAVVPTNVFGPHDNFNLEEGHVLAGLISKTYKAKEYGTSLSVWGTGSPRRQFIYSLDLARLIIWVLREYDEIDPIILSVDEDDEISIKDAACLVTDAFDFKGDVIYDTSKSDGQYKKTASNKKLRSYLPDFKFTPIAKAIEETVDWYVANYKTARK; encoded by the exons ATGTCGGCGAATAAAGTTATTCTGGTCACCGGTGGAACGGGTCTAGTTGGCAAAGCTGTAGAGAAAGTGACAAGTGAAGATAAACGACCGGATGAAACGTGGATCTTCGTATCTTCGAAGGATGCAGACCTGAC CAACAGAGAGCAGACAGAGGCACTTTTTGCAAAGCACAAGCCCACTCACGTCATCCATTTGGCAGCTATGGTTGGGGGTCTCTTCAAGAACCTCAAGTATAACCTCGATTTTCTG CGAAACAACATCATGATCAATGATAATGTGCTGCACACCAGCTACCAAACTGGGGTGAAGAAAGTGGTCTCTTGCCTCTCAACCTGCATCTTTCCCGACAAGACAGAATATCCCATTGACGAGACCATG GTGCACAATGGGCCCCCCCACGATTCAAACTTTGGGTACTCGTATGCCAAGCGGCTGATCGACATCCAGAACAAGGCTTACCACGCTCAACACGGTTGCCGTTTCACCGCCGTGGTTCCAACTAATGTATTTGGACCGCATGACAACTTCAACCTCGAAGAAGGCCATGTTCTAGCTGGGCTCATCAGCAAAACATACAAAGCCAAAG AGTATGGGACATCACTGTCTGTGTGGGGCACCGGAAGCCCCCGACGGCAGTTCATTTATTCCCTTGACCTGGCTCGTCTCATCATCTGGGTGCTGAGGGAGTACGACGAGATTGACCCTATCATTTTATCAG TTGACGAAGACGATGAGATCAGCATAAAAGACGCGGCATGCCTAGTGACAGATGCGTTCGACTTCAAAGGTGACGTGATC TATGACACATCAAAGTCTGATGGTCAGTACAAGAAAACAGCGAGCAATAAGAAGTTGCGCTCATACCTGCCTGACTTCAAGTTCACACCCATTGCAAAAG CAATTGAAGAGACTGTTGACTGGTATGTTGCAAATTACAAGACTGCTCGAAAATGA
- the LOC135400091 gene encoding endothelin-converting enzyme 1-like isoform X1 yields the protein MRTDAKEAAMPSLRPAGSRSSRKQKESKAPTEVAGPTSTNAPSPAPSTSKKSSEPLQDVVPTDAGKTATPSPRPSPRKQKESKASSARAAPTKAPSPSTLKRRSEASEDVMKRMQQMCATTQGNLETKSLPKKSNVFLWLTVAVVLVAVVLVVSTYALLQKMLSRQSAQPMLCTNEDCVSHGSTLKAALSDAVEPCADFYEYVCKGWQPVNEAATTVQEDMLWSAVLRYTKQWKKETSLPARLHMTCMNTSKPLESERGKFLDFMRALRISWPDKPEKGASPFDVLVGLSVNWNMGLWLGVHVIQPVGSHRMIYLDKGTIGDTWYEKQSSLSKEGVYNNYVVEFLTLLGKPVEISLNITQLQNDEDTVLRMLLSETELDQREATYPISSMESVTRSIPVQLWLTTLNTHYHPTFKFTKNDIVYVQSVAWLKAVDEILRTMPSDRLMNVIGWTFVQKYALLALLGFHEAGALRFGSAEDYANTKLLFCFENTQNSYGLLAVVDFLNKKFGRHERQKIDELIQSLKGSAQHLMAHSAWIDEETKSAARKKVLNVVTDLWPGDDVLVSPQALEDYYKDFPPINASFFDSYLELVKKVRALRGHKRFHEIYQRHSIFTALSMFHYSYVMNTAFVTLQALQNPLYHRNGTPAMNYGGFGLFYASEMVKSFDEEGVRFVGTTENNAQLSWWTNASSAAYNSRLNCNVKNSSQSRVFPFLPALAVSFRAYTEEVNSGRQADLQLAPLPEFSGRQIFFMTYCFSLCSKSHNERHDCNFPLMNSEDFAEAFKCPSNSFMNPPQKCNFFV from the exons ATGCGCACGGACGCAAAAGAAGCAGCGATGCCATCGCTTCGGCCGGCAGGATCCAGATCTTCACGCAAGCAAAAAGAGTCGAAGGCACCGACCGAAGTTGCCGGGCCGACTTCTACCAACGCACCGAGCCCTGCCCCATCGACATCCAAGAAAAGTTCCGAACCATTGCAAGACGTG GTGCCCACCGACGCGGGGAAGACAGCAACGCCATCACCTCGCCCGTCCCCACGAAAACAAAAGGAGTCCAAGGCGTCGAGTGCACGTGCCGCTCCTACCAAAGCGCCAAGCCCGTCGACGTTGAAAAGACGTTCGGAGGCGTCGGAGGATGTG ATGAAGAGGATGCAACAAATGTGTGCAACAACCCAAGGAAACCTTGAAACGAAATCGCTGCCGAAGAAAAGCAACGTCTTCCTGTGGCTCACTGTGGCTGTTGTCCTCGTTGCCGTCGTGCTGGTCGTCTCGACGTACGCGCTTCTTCAGAAAATGCTGTCGAGACAGTCGGCGCAACCAATGCTGTGTACCAACGAAGACTGCGTTTCGCACGGCTCTACACTAAAAGCTGCCCTTAGCGACGCTGTGGAACCTTGCGCCGACTTCTACGAGTACGTCTGCAAAGGTTGGCAACCTGTGAACGAGGCTGCTACAACTGTGCAGGAAGATATGCTTTGGAGCGCAGTACTTAGATATACTAAGCAGTGGAAGAAAGAAACGTCTCTACCAGCGCGTCTGCACATGACCTGCATGAACACATCGAAACCATTAGAGAGTGAGCGAGGCAAGTTTCTCGATTTCATGAGAGCGCTTCGCATCTCCTGGCCCGACAAGCCTGAAAAAGGCGCATCGCCCTTCGATGTGCTCGTCGGCCTTTCTGTTAACTGGAACATGGGACTGTGGCTTGGTGTTCACGTTATCCAGCCCGTCGGATCGCACCGCATGATCTACCTGGACAAGGGAACCATAGGAGATACTTGGTACGAGAAACAGTCGTCGCTGTCAAAGGAAGGTGTTTATAACAATTACGTTGTAGAGTTCCTCACTCTGTTAGGAAAACCTGTGGAAATTTCGCTCAATATAACGCAGCTGCAAAACGACGAAGATACCGTCTTGCGGATGCTATTATCGGAGACCGAATTGGATCAGAGGGAGGCCACATACCCAATATCTAGTATGGAGTCCGTTACGAGATCTATCCCTGTCCAGCTGTGGTTAACAACGTTAAACACGCATTACCATCCAACGTTCAAGTTCACCAAAAACGACATTGTGTACGTTCAAAGCGTAGCGTGGCTGAAAGCGGTTGATGAGATCCTGAGAACGATGCCCAGCGATCGGCTGATGAATGTTATTGGATGGACATTTGTGCAGAAGTATGCGCTCTTGGCGTTACTGGGATTTCATGAGGCGGGAGCCCTCAGATTCGGCAGCGCCGAAGACTATGCGAATACAAAGTTGCTATTCTGCTTTGAGAACACCCAGAACTCGTACGGCCTATTGGCAGTTGTGGACTTCCTCAATAAAAAATTTGGCAGGCACGAACGCCAGAAGATCGACGAACTGATCCAGTCCTTAAAAGGTAGTGCACAACACCTCATGGCGCACTCCGCCTGGATTGATGAGGAAACCAAATCTGCAGCAAGGAAGAAAGTATTGAATGTCGTTACAGACCTGTGGCCCGGAGACGATGTCCTGGTATCCCCTCAGGCGCTTGAAGACTATTACAAGGACTTCCCGCCCATCAACGCGTCCTTCTTCGACAGTTACTTGGAACTCGTCAAGAAGGTCAGGGCTCTTCGCGGACACAAGCGCTTCCACGAGATCTACCAGAGGCACTCTATCTTTACTGCACTTTCCATGTTCCATTACAGTTATGTCATGAACACGGCATTTGTTACGCTACAGGCACTACAAAATCCATTATACCATCGCAATGGAACCCCCGCGATGAACTACGGTGGCTTCGGCCTATTTTACGCGTCTGAAATGGTTAAGTCTTTCGATGAAGAAGGCGTACGGTTCGTAGGCACGACGGAAAACAACGCTCAACTAAGCTGGTGGACCAACGCTAGCTCAGCAGCTTACAACTCCAGACTTAATTGTAACGTCAAGAACAGCAGCCAAAGCAGAGTATTTCCGTTCCTGCCAGCATTGGCCGTAAGTTTCCGTGCCTACACGGAGGAAGTGAATAGTGGGCGACAAGCAGACCTCCAACTAGCGCCACTTCCTGAGTTTTCTGGGAGACAAATCTTCTTCATGACCTATTGCTTTTCGCTCTGTTCAAAGAGCCACAATGAACGACATGACTGCAATTTTCCGCTGATGAACTCTGAAGACTTCGCAGAGGCGTTTAAATGCCCATCGAATTCTTTTATGAACCCACCGCAAAAGTGCAATTTCTTTGTTTAG
- the LOC135401534 gene encoding stress-induced-phosphoprotein 1-like yields MAGDSREQAVVEKEAGNAAYKNKDFENAHNHYDKAIQLDPTDISFRTNKAAAYFEQKEYQKCIEECEKAVETGRENRADFKLIAKAYARMANAYVRLGDYPNAKTYYQKSLTEHRIPDTLAKLSEVERVIKEQERKAYINPELSLEQKNKGNELFQKGDYPSAVKHYTEAIKRNPEDARLYSNRAACYQKLAEFQLALKDCEECIRLDPEFLKGHVRKGMALMAMKEHSKAVNAFQKALEIDPNNQEALDGYRRCTLASNADPEEVRKRAMADPEIQKILGDPAMRLILEQMQNDPKALQEHLKNPDIANKIQRLLESGLIAIR; encoded by the exons ATGGCGGGAGATAGCCGTGAGCAG GCAGTGGTTGAAAAGGAAGCAGGCAACGCTGCCTACAAGAACAAGGATTTCGAGAATGCTCACAACCACTACGATAAGGCCATCCAGCTGGATCCCACAGATATATCTTTCCGTACAAACAAGGCTG CTGCCTACTTTGAGCAGAAAGAATACCAGAAGTGCATCGAAGAGTGTGAGAAGGCTGTGGAGACTGGCAGAGAGAATCGGGCCGACTTCAAACTTATTGCCAA GGCATACGCACGTATGGCGAATGCCTACGTGAGGTTAGGAGACTACCCCAATGCCAAAACCTACTACCAAAAGTCCCTCACGGAGCACAGGATTCCCGACACACTGGCCAAGTTGTCAGAG GTTGAAAGAGTTATTAAAGAGCAAGAGAGGAAAGCTTACATCAACCCTGAGCTCTCACTGGAGCAGAAGAACAAAGGAAACGAACTGTTCCAGAAAG GCGATTATCCATCTGCTGTGAAGCACTATACTGAGGCCATCAAGCGCAACCCAGAAGATGCCCGTCTGTACAGCAACCGCGCCGCTTGCTATCAGAAACTGGCAGAATTTCAGCTGGCGCTGAAGGACTGTGAGGAGTGCATCCGCCTTGACCCGGAGTTTT TGAAAGGACATGTAAGAAAAGGCATGGCACTCATGGCAATGAAGGAGCACTCCAAGGCTGTCAATGCATTCCAGAAAGCGTTAGAGATTGACCCCAACAACCag GAAGCTCTAGATGGTTACAGGAGGTGCACCTTGGCGTCAAATGCGGACCCAGAGGAAGTGCGAAAACGTGCGATGGCAGATCCAGAGATCCAGAAAATCCTCGGAGATCCTGCCATGCGTTTGATCCTGGAACAGATGCAGAACGATCCCAAAGCACTGCAAGA GCACTTGAAGAACCCAGACATTGCAAACAAGATCCAGCGACTTTTGGAGTCTGGGTTAATAGCCATTCGCTGA
- the LOC135400091 gene encoding endothelin-converting enzyme 1-like isoform X2, with protein sequence MDTCSLPPIERKVPTDAGKTATPSPRPSPRKQKESKASSARAAPTKAPSPSTLKRRSEASEDVMKRMQQMCATTQGNLETKSLPKKSNVFLWLTVAVVLVAVVLVVSTYALLQKMLSRQSAQPMLCTNEDCVSHGSTLKAALSDAVEPCADFYEYVCKGWQPVNEAATTVQEDMLWSAVLRYTKQWKKETSLPARLHMTCMNTSKPLESERGKFLDFMRALRISWPDKPEKGASPFDVLVGLSVNWNMGLWLGVHVIQPVGSHRMIYLDKGTIGDTWYEKQSSLSKEGVYNNYVVEFLTLLGKPVEISLNITQLQNDEDTVLRMLLSETELDQREATYPISSMESVTRSIPVQLWLTTLNTHYHPTFKFTKNDIVYVQSVAWLKAVDEILRTMPSDRLMNVIGWTFVQKYALLALLGFHEAGALRFGSAEDYANTKLLFCFENTQNSYGLLAVVDFLNKKFGRHERQKIDELIQSLKGSAQHLMAHSAWIDEETKSAARKKVLNVVTDLWPGDDVLVSPQALEDYYKDFPPINASFFDSYLELVKKVRALRGHKRFHEIYQRHSIFTALSMFHYSYVMNTAFVTLQALQNPLYHRNGTPAMNYGGFGLFYASEMVKSFDEEGVRFVGTTENNAQLSWWTNASSAAYNSRLNCNVKNSSQSRVFPFLPALAVSFRAYTEEVNSGRQADLQLAPLPEFSGRQIFFMTYCFSLCSKSHNERHDCNFPLMNSEDFAEAFKCPSNSFMNPPQKCNFFV encoded by the exons atggacacttgctcgctgcctcctattgaaagaaaa GTGCCCACCGACGCGGGGAAGACAGCAACGCCATCACCTCGCCCGTCCCCACGAAAACAAAAGGAGTCCAAGGCGTCGAGTGCACGTGCCGCTCCTACCAAAGCGCCAAGCCCGTCGACGTTGAAAAGACGTTCGGAGGCGTCGGAGGATGTG ATGAAGAGGATGCAACAAATGTGTGCAACAACCCAAGGAAACCTTGAAACGAAATCGCTGCCGAAGAAAAGCAACGTCTTCCTGTGGCTCACTGTGGCTGTTGTCCTCGTTGCCGTCGTGCTGGTCGTCTCGACGTACGCGCTTCTTCAGAAAATGCTGTCGAGACAGTCGGCGCAACCAATGCTGTGTACCAACGAAGACTGCGTTTCGCACGGCTCTACACTAAAAGCTGCCCTTAGCGACGCTGTGGAACCTTGCGCCGACTTCTACGAGTACGTCTGCAAAGGTTGGCAACCTGTGAACGAGGCTGCTACAACTGTGCAGGAAGATATGCTTTGGAGCGCAGTACTTAGATATACTAAGCAGTGGAAGAAAGAAACGTCTCTACCAGCGCGTCTGCACATGACCTGCATGAACACATCGAAACCATTAGAGAGTGAGCGAGGCAAGTTTCTCGATTTCATGAGAGCGCTTCGCATCTCCTGGCCCGACAAGCCTGAAAAAGGCGCATCGCCCTTCGATGTGCTCGTCGGCCTTTCTGTTAACTGGAACATGGGACTGTGGCTTGGTGTTCACGTTATCCAGCCCGTCGGATCGCACCGCATGATCTACCTGGACAAGGGAACCATAGGAGATACTTGGTACGAGAAACAGTCGTCGCTGTCAAAGGAAGGTGTTTATAACAATTACGTTGTAGAGTTCCTCACTCTGTTAGGAAAACCTGTGGAAATTTCGCTCAATATAACGCAGCTGCAAAACGACGAAGATACCGTCTTGCGGATGCTATTATCGGAGACCGAATTGGATCAGAGGGAGGCCACATACCCAATATCTAGTATGGAGTCCGTTACGAGATCTATCCCTGTCCAGCTGTGGTTAACAACGTTAAACACGCATTACCATCCAACGTTCAAGTTCACCAAAAACGACATTGTGTACGTTCAAAGCGTAGCGTGGCTGAAAGCGGTTGATGAGATCCTGAGAACGATGCCCAGCGATCGGCTGATGAATGTTATTGGATGGACATTTGTGCAGAAGTATGCGCTCTTGGCGTTACTGGGATTTCATGAGGCGGGAGCCCTCAGATTCGGCAGCGCCGAAGACTATGCGAATACAAAGTTGCTATTCTGCTTTGAGAACACCCAGAACTCGTACGGCCTATTGGCAGTTGTGGACTTCCTCAATAAAAAATTTGGCAGGCACGAACGCCAGAAGATCGACGAACTGATCCAGTCCTTAAAAGGTAGTGCACAACACCTCATGGCGCACTCCGCCTGGATTGATGAGGAAACCAAATCTGCAGCAAGGAAGAAAGTATTGAATGTCGTTACAGACCTGTGGCCCGGAGACGATGTCCTGGTATCCCCTCAGGCGCTTGAAGACTATTACAAGGACTTCCCGCCCATCAACGCGTCCTTCTTCGACAGTTACTTGGAACTCGTCAAGAAGGTCAGGGCTCTTCGCGGACACAAGCGCTTCCACGAGATCTACCAGAGGCACTCTATCTTTACTGCACTTTCCATGTTCCATTACAGTTATGTCATGAACACGGCATTTGTTACGCTACAGGCACTACAAAATCCATTATACCATCGCAATGGAACCCCCGCGATGAACTACGGTGGCTTCGGCCTATTTTACGCGTCTGAAATGGTTAAGTCTTTCGATGAAGAAGGCGTACGGTTCGTAGGCACGACGGAAAACAACGCTCAACTAAGCTGGTGGACCAACGCTAGCTCAGCAGCTTACAACTCCAGACTTAATTGTAACGTCAAGAACAGCAGCCAAAGCAGAGTATTTCCGTTCCTGCCAGCATTGGCCGTAAGTTTCCGTGCCTACACGGAGGAAGTGAATAGTGGGCGACAAGCAGACCTCCAACTAGCGCCACTTCCTGAGTTTTCTGGGAGACAAATCTTCTTCATGACCTATTGCTTTTCGCTCTGTTCAAAGAGCCACAATGAACGACATGACTGCAATTTTCCGCTGATGAACTCTGAAGACTTCGCAGAGGCGTTTAAATGCCCATCGAATTCTTTTATGAACCCACCGCAAAAGTGCAATTTCTTTGTTTAG